ATAAATGGGTAGCGTAAAAGATTTAATAGTCAAAAAAAGCCCAACTCAAAATGAAATGGGTGTTGGGCAGTTTATTTTCTCCGATAGGTATTCAGTTTTCGATTGGGGAGAAATGCCAGATCATATTCCTGATAAAGGAAAATCTATAGCCATTCTTTCAGCATATTTTTTTGAAAAACTTGAAAATATGGGAATGCAAACTCATTTCATCGGCATTGTAAATGAAAACAATAAGCCGTTAAAATTAGAAGAACTAACCTCGCCTTCCAATATTATGGAAATTAAACTCTTGAGAGTATTAAAACCTAAATATAAAGATGGCAAGTATGATTATTCCATTTACAAATATGAAAAAGGAAATTTTCTCATACCGCTTGAGATTATTTATAGAAACTCTTTGCCTAGTGGAAGCAGTGTCTTTAAGCGGTTAAAAGAAGGGAAAATTGAACCAGAGGATTTAGGTCTCAGCAAATACCCTGAGCCCGGCGAAAAACTAGATAAACCCATCCTTGATGTATCTACAAAACTTGAAGCCTCAGATAGATATATTACCTGGGAAGAGGCATCTCAGTTAGCCTGTCTATTCGACAAAGAAGTTCAAAAAATCAAGGAAATGACTAACACAATAAACAGTCTAATAACCAAAGAATTTGAAAAAATTGGCTTTGTAAATGAGGATGGGAAGATTGAAGTGGGTTTTAACGTAGATCGACAGATCATGCTTGTGGATGTACTTGGAACGCTTGATGAGTGCAGATTCACTTATAAAGGAATACCAATGAGCAAAGAGATAGCCAGAATATATTATAGGAAAACACCATGGTATGAAGCTGTAAACGAAGCAAAATCGAAATATGGACCAGAATGGAAAAAACATTGTAAGATCAATCCCGAACCATTGCCAGAAGAGTTAAAAAACTCTATTGCCGATATTTATAGATACTGTACTAATATAATAACAGGCA
This genomic stretch from Candidatus Neomarinimicrobiota bacterium harbors:
- a CDS encoding phosphoribosylaminoimidazolesuccinocarboxamide synthase, translating into MGSVKDLIVKKSPTQNEMGVGQFIFSDRYSVFDWGEMPDHIPDKGKSIAILSAYFFEKLENMGMQTHFIGIVNENNKPLKLEELTSPSNIMEIKLLRVLKPKYKDGKYDYSIYKYEKGNFLIPLEIIYRNSLPSGSSVFKRLKEGKIEPEDLGLSKYPEPGEKLDKPILDVSTKLEASDRYITWEEASQLACLFDKEVQKIKEMTNTINSLITKEFEKIGFVNEDGKIEVGFNVDRQIMLVDVLGTLDECRFTYKGIPMSKEIARIYYRKTPWYEAVNEAKSKYGPEWKKHCKINPEPLPEELKNSIADIYRYCTNIITGKEWFKLTNSLDKNLSTIEKYCN